Proteins encoded together in one uncultured Sphaerochaeta sp. window:
- a CDS encoding class I SAM-dependent methyltransferase: protein MAEAWYISLFKNYAHQYDREIFTQGTKGECDFLEQEFQYNKNLNILDVGCGTGRHAIELTKRGYTITGIDLSQAQLKLAKEKVREAGLDIPFFQADARNLPFKNQFDIAIMLCEGGFPLMETDEENTKIMASVAGALKNEGIFIFTTLNGLFPLKHSLNEFYQSQGNGKQATYTSTQFDILSMRDHNTTSFTDDNQKEHSITSNERYYIPSEITSILKQLGFTAIEFFGAHLGAFSRKDLLSAEDFEMLVVAKKHCTDQLLVNRYTSLVKQQHIDDAYLIIITFLRSLQQKLVSKYPEAKVTDVYQGYLDMSYVAVITPQLQAHNLKLALVYVHADGCFQAWLSAKNRTIQRKYREYFRSKPIKSCMLVEQGPGVDAILQWDLLDAPNFNDQENMLLALMEITDSVLHEIHGTLNSKE, encoded by the coding sequence ATGGCTGAAGCTTGGTACATCTCTCTCTTTAAAAACTACGCTCATCAGTATGACCGTGAAATCTTCACGCAAGGAACAAAAGGCGAATGCGACTTCCTTGAGCAGGAATTCCAGTATAACAAAAACCTCAATATTCTCGACGTAGGGTGTGGGACTGGTAGACATGCAATCGAATTAACCAAACGTGGCTACACCATCACCGGCATCGATCTCTCGCAAGCACAGCTGAAACTGGCTAAGGAGAAAGTACGAGAGGCTGGCCTAGACATACCATTCTTTCAAGCCGATGCAAGGAACCTCCCCTTCAAGAATCAGTTCGATATTGCCATCATGCTCTGTGAGGGCGGCTTTCCTCTCATGGAAACAGACGAAGAAAACACGAAAATCATGGCCAGTGTCGCAGGTGCTCTCAAGAATGAAGGTATCTTTATCTTTACTACGCTGAATGGGCTCTTTCCCTTGAAGCACTCACTCAACGAGTTCTATCAAAGCCAAGGGAATGGGAAACAAGCAACCTATACAAGTACACAGTTCGATATCCTAAGCATGCGTGACCACAATACCACCAGCTTCACTGATGACAACCAAAAGGAACACAGTATCACGAGCAATGAACGATACTACATTCCGAGTGAAATCACTTCCATCCTCAAGCAATTGGGATTCACAGCCATTGAGTTCTTCGGTGCACACCTTGGTGCTTTCAGCCGGAAAGATCTGCTCAGCGCTGAGGATTTTGAGATGCTTGTTGTGGCAAAGAAGCATTGTACTGACCAGCTTTTGGTCAACCGTTACACGAGCTTGGTAAAACAACAACACATTGATGATGCCTATCTCATAATCATCACGTTCCTCCGCTCCCTCCAACAGAAACTAGTATCCAAATACCCAGAAGCAAAGGTAACCGATGTGTACCAAGGATATCTTGATATGAGTTATGTTGCTGTGATTACTCCTCAGCTACAAGCACACAATCTTAAACTTGCACTGGTTTATGTCCATGCAGATGGTTGCTTCCAAGCATGGCTGTCTGCAAAGAATAGAACAATTCAAAGGAAATACCGGGAGTATTTCCGCTCCAAGCCTATAAAGTCTTGTATGTTGGTTGAACAAGGACCTGGGGTCGATGCCATACTCCAATGGGATCTTCTTGATGCCCCAAATTTTAATGACCAAGAGAACATGCTACTTGCATTGATGGAAATAACAGACTCAGTACTACATGAGATTCATGGTACTCTGAATAGCAAGGAGTAG
- a CDS encoding HD domain-containing phosphohydrolase, with protein MTRHIVTTDDDPAIRKILRIMLKKAGYEVTTCENGDELLHMLSNTPTPIDMMLLDIKMPGLTGFEILERIARRYPTIPVVMLTAFNDLDTGMKAIRLGAVDYLTKPIRQEELYTCIHRVLEKSDEAQRQKEIDDENHAIRMKLEAELRRTKNTLQRSTISTLEAFSETIEQKDPYTKGHCNRVRTLAVALAKSMNLNEETLQIIEGGALLHDIGKISIPEEILNKNGKLTGEEYSLIKTHPEAGVRIITHIPSFKQYIPIIRSHHERIDGRGYPDNMEGKDIPLDVKIVSLADAFDAMTSSRAYRSALPTELAVEELKINAGTQFDADLVDIFIENELYLL; from the coding sequence ATGACTAGACATATTGTAACAACTGATGACGATCCTGCTATCCGAAAGATTCTACGGATTATGCTGAAAAAAGCCGGGTATGAGGTAACTACCTGTGAGAACGGTGATGAATTGCTTCACATGCTTTCCAACACACCTACCCCAATAGACATGATGCTGCTGGATATCAAGATGCCGGGACTCACTGGGTTTGAGATCCTTGAGCGAATTGCAAGAAGATACCCAACCATCCCGGTTGTGATGCTCACAGCGTTCAACGACCTCGATACTGGCATGAAGGCTATCAGGCTGGGTGCAGTAGACTATCTCACCAAGCCAATCCGTCAGGAAGAGCTCTACACCTGTATTCATCGGGTATTGGAGAAATCGGATGAGGCACAGAGACAGAAAGAGATTGATGACGAGAATCATGCCATCAGGATGAAGCTTGAGGCTGAGCTGAGACGAACAAAGAATACGTTGCAACGTTCAACCATTTCCACCCTTGAAGCCTTCAGTGAGACGATCGAACAGAAGGATCCCTATACCAAGGGGCATTGCAACAGGGTCAGGACGCTCGCTGTCGCCTTGGCAAAATCCATGAACCTGAATGAGGAGACGCTTCAGATTATTGAAGGAGGTGCCCTCTTGCATGACATTGGCAAAATCAGCATCCCTGAGGAGATCCTGAACAAGAACGGGAAACTCACAGGAGAAGAATACTCACTTATCAAGACGCACCCTGAGGCCGGGGTGCGTATTATTACCCACATTCCATCGTTCAAACAGTATATCCCGATCATCCGTTCCCACCATGAGAGAATCGATGGCCGAGGCTATCCAGACAATATGGAGGGTAAGGATATCCCCCTGGATGTCAAGATTGTAAGCCTTGCTGATGCATTCGATGCCATGACCAGCAGTCGTGCATACCGCTCTGCCCTTCCCACAGAACTTGCAGTGGAAGAGCTCAAGATCAATGCGGGGACCCAGTTTGATGCTGATCTGGTGGATATTTTCATTGAAAACGAGCTGTATCTGTTATGA